A stretch of Coccidioides posadasii str. Silveira chromosome 2, complete sequence DNA encodes these proteins:
- the SOG2 gene encoding RAM signalling pathway protein domain-containing protein (EggNog:ENOG410PMC7~COG:T~BUSCO:1488at33183), which yields MSRTDDTTWGPRPGRSDNPEEAKEQQAYTGGSVSNHGPPARDDTAPARINRPPPSKLLSREETLQLTKNAVENGLQETKRSLAGSEAVGDVVRPKLTIDLGHKNIGWVPDEIVDIIKDEVARLSLSNNYIDQIPCRFQECIHLRYLNIRANNFTEFPKGVYNLSFLEILDVSRNKITKIPEEIRNLTSLRVLSVMQNLLEDLPSELSDMNKLQVLKVSGNSLRYPLKRIIDMKEADITTTEMTDNEKESALTAELKKYLKSRQPALLDIDSITDISDSAMETPKPPKRGNRFPVIPRSNGTESSQDSKSPSYSRPPPIPIRSHHRMASGQSSFGNSSMSRFRFPSVSERNRSNSEGVIQGPGSLQNRRLGMVSRMNDLGTLDEVRPYRNSHLRGLSHGSLLRNQHSTNSNSSNCSSPGSPKDRRRLREGFVRRMSSLPEYKIERKTKVPIMEAAKTLLYSLYQVHPHISALINVIRTEECRRTSLEIVFYNASTHIEQLNEALEVAEGANLQDVDTMKRLSEAVKHECDTCINAYIHVATQFRHNIAKIISLVDPKYVRSLILMIYGSIAELRNVYVNLGINFKGKRQTGLMKQGISDTARKVPPINTCDRAVTPPTRERLQPLRRLRSETAIQQQNPVPILSNPSNPNANGFPGLTSQPWLSTTSMGTRSRSSSRSNTLLTSSGPSSLANTPRSGESFGTLPTSTISRINPNTGLDEYEEERIFEKIFVQLTAAYRAVLQAVPVASHQFLQCLELAESTKAPQPIHSLLNKLISRCRTCIDVAEALQIRLSTMKLKEPGGGMRNQREFWQLCKTFLQSFVELVIDMREAKNLRLLPPDIVAILRPVQKASREAGRLIDSSPWSYLADLNTSNPSTVLPPSMHPHHMQTYSSSTMGSGTTGSLSLTTGSSPQSSAMPATPLSAALGPAAQATVPSAPVSACSDRFFAGNLYERADSLLSMSGPVPLFVRR from the exons ATGAGCCGCACCGACGACACAACATGGGGCCCTCGGCCAGGTCGAAGTGACAATCCTGAAGAAGCAAAGGAACAGCAAGCCTACACTGGTGGATCTGTGTCCAACCACGGGCCTCCTGCCCGAGACGATACCGCGCCCGCACGAATCAACCGGCCTCCTCCCTCTAAGCTGCTCTCGCGAGAAGAGACCTTACAGCTTACCAAAAACGCTGTTGAAAATGGGCTCCAAGAGACCAAGCGGTCCTTGGCTGGTAGCGAAGCAGTGGGAGATGTGGTGCGGCCTAAATTAACAATTGATCTTGGGCACAAGAATATCGGCTGGGTCCCCGATGAAATAGTGGATATCATAAAGGACGAAGTTGCAAG GCTGTCATTGTCGAACAACTATATCGACCAGATCCCTTGTCGATTTCAAGAATGCATCCATCTCCGGTATCTCAATATTAGAGCAAACAACTTTACGGAATTTCCAAAAGGG GTCTATAACCTCTCCTTTCTCGAAATTCTTGACGTGAGCCGGAATAAGATCACAAAAATCCCTGAAGAAATACGAAATCTTACGTCTTTACGAGTCCTTTCAGTCATGCAAAACCTCCTAGAAGACCTCCCGAGCGAATTATCCGATATGAATAAACTCCAAGTGTTAAAGGTGTCTGGGAACTCGCTGAGATACCCCCTGAAGCGGATTATAGACATGAAAGAAGCAGATATAACGACTACCGAGATGACTGATAACGAAAAGGAAAGCGCATTAACGGCAGAGCTCAAAAAATATTTGAAAAGCAGACAGCCTGCTCTCCTTGATATCGACAGCATAACGGATATAAG TGATAGCGCAATGGAAACACCGAAACCACCAAAGAGAGGAAACAGATTCCCGGTCATTCCCCGTTCTAATGGCACGGAGTCATCGCAGGATTCGAAATCACCATCGTACTCGCGACCTCCTCCCATCCCTATTCGCTCCCACCATCGAATGGCATCTGGTCAGAGTAGTTTTGGGAATAGCAGTATGAGTCGATTCAGATTCCCTTCAGTCAGTGAACGGAACCGAAGTAATAGCGAAGGAGTCATTCAGGGCCCAGGCTCTTTGCAAAACAGACGCCTGGGCATGGTGAGTCGAATGAATGACCTAGGTACACTAGACGAAGTCCGGCCGTATCGCAATAGCCACTTACGTGGCTTAAGCCATGGCTCTTTGCTTCGAAACCAACATAGCACGAACTCAAATAGCAGCAACTGCTCTAGCCCAGGTAGCCCCAAAGACCGAAGGCGGTTGCGCGAAGGCTTTGTTCGGCGTATGTCAAGTTTGCCAGAATACAAAATcgaaagaaaaacaaaggTCCCCATCATGGAAGCCGCCAAAACCCTTCTTTACTCACTTTATCAAGTTCACCCTCATATATCGGCTCTAATCAACGTGATCAGGACCGAGGAGTGCAGGAGGACTAGTCTCGAAATTGTGTTCTACAACGCATCCACTCACATAGAGCAGCTCAACGAAGCGCTTGAGGTTGCTGAAGGGGCTAATTTACAGGATGTCGATACGATGAAGCGGCTATCGGAGGCCGTCAAACATGAATGCGATACATGCATCAATGCGTACATACATGTTGCTACGCAGTTCCGCCATAATATTGCCAagataatatctcttgtTGATCCAAAGTACGTAAGATCATTGATACTCATGATATACGGGAGTATAGCCGAACTCCGCAACGTTTACGTCAACCTTGGAATCAACTTTAAAGGCAAACGACAAACGGGCCTGATGAAACAGGGGATTTCGGATACGGCCAGGAAAGTTCCTCCTATCAATACTTGCGATCGAGCAGTCACTCCCCCAACTCGTGAGCGGCTCCAACCTCTTAGACGGCTTAGAAGCGAGACGGCGATTCAACAACAGAACCCCGTTCCTATTCTCTCTAATCCATCCAATCCTAATGCAAACGGCTTCCCAGGTCTTACGAGTCAGCCTTGGCTTTCAACCACGAGCATGGGAACTCGAAGCCGCTCaagcagcaggtccaacactCTCTTGACTTCCTCGGGACCCTCATCTCTGGCCAATACTCCTCGGTCTGGCGAATCATTTGGCACCCTTCCCACGTCAACAATTAGCCGTATCAACCCGAATACAGGGCTAGACGAGTACGAAGAAGAAAGAATTTTTGAAAAGATATTCGTCCAGCTTACTGCTGCCTACCGAGCTGTACTGCAAGCCGTTCCTGTCGCGTcccatcaatttttacagtgCTTAGAACTAGCCGAGTCAACGAAAGCCCCGCAACCAATTCATTCACTGTTAAATAAACTCATTTCCCGTTGTCGTACCTGTATCGATGTCGCCGAAGCACTTCAAATACGGTTATCAACCATGAAACTAAAGGAGCCCGGGGGTGGGATGAGAAACCAGCGTGAATTTTGGCAACTATGCAAAACTTTCTTACAGTCGTTTGTTGAACTGGTGATCGACATGCGAGAAGCCAAAAATCTCCGGCTGCTTCCACCAGACATAGTCGCCATTCTCCGACCTGTCCAGAAAGCCAGCAGGGAGGCGGGCAGGCTAATAGACTCCTCACCCTGGTCCTATCTTGCGGACTTGAATACATCCAATCCATCGACAGTTCTCCCACCATCCATGCACCCTCATCATATGCAAACATATTCTAGTTCGACAATGGGCTCAGGGACCACGGGATCTCTTTCTTTGACGACGGGATCATCGCCCCAGTCTAGCGCGATGCCAGCCACACCATTGAGTGCCGCTTTAGGCCCTGCAGCCCAAGCCACGGTGCCATCCGCCCCGGTCAGCGCATGTAGTGATCGGTTCTTTGCGGGCAACTTATATGAGAGGGCGGATTCGCTGCTATCGATGTCCGGACCGGTACCTCTCTTTGTTCGTCGATGA
- a CDS encoding uncharacterized protein (SECRETED:SignalP(1-19)~EggNog:ENOG410PVH1~COG:E,O~MEROPS:MER0001944), which translates to MRFKSRFVITLAVIMAVKGEPSPLPLSVDWGATAAPVPTSNGKSSLPGGKETISPIDASKYAVKSLPDAQPIPRSWAGRMSVPGAAPGNEMFFWLFEPEDKAYNDNLLIWLNGGPGCSSMIGAFAENGPLMFLKNMSKLERNPYSWTKLGHVLYIDQPVGTGLSLSSDPTPATNNECVTELFYRWIKQFYEVFPHLLRKRTHLMGESYAGIYIPYFADRILKHKDQLSINLSSVVIGNGAIGNNIAMSDVAAGAYLKEKARDLELPGDILGAFSQADHICGFDSILKKAAQYPSQGHFYLPSCLTNPSGFTTDENCNMKPKDSRAVLSSILNSTCYGQCATYSTAQNYIETARETKCFSRYNIKYNCNTPNPLVPLTEYLNRADVQAALNVLPSKSGTSHRFETCNQTIIDSLLSPSIQPTPPTESILPSILATYKIPIHIYQGQLDTVINHIAVELVLQNMTWNGKQGLQSRPSIPFGTYFNINKGESKVTLNGSEAGVWAYERGLSYHLFREAGHGVPRDQPEEMWHYVKNVVVGRWSGGFRE; encoded by the exons ATGCGGTTCAAGTCGCGTTTCGTCATTACTCTCGCGGTGATTATGGCCGTGAAGGGAGAGCCATCTCCGTTACCTTTGAGTGTCGATTGGGGTGCAACGGCAGCCCCTGTTCCCACTAGCAACGGAAAATCCAGCCTCCCTGGTGGGAAAGAAACGATATCCCCGATTGATGCCTCTAAATATGCAGTCAAGTCGCTCCCAGATGCCCAGCCAATTCCTCGGAGCTGGGCTGGTCGCATGAGTGTGCCTGGAGCAGCACCAGGGaatgagatgttcttttgGCTTTTTGAACCTGAAGATAAGGCCTACAATGATAATTTACTCA TCTGGCTGAATGGAGGTCCTGGTTGTTCATCAATGATTGGAGCCTTTGCAGAGAATGGTCCCCTCATGTTTCTGAAGAATATGAGCAAGCTGGAGCGAAATCCTTATTCCTGGACCAAATTAGGCCATGTTTTGTACATTGACCAGCCCGTTGGGACGGGTTTGTCTCTCTCAAGTGATCCTACCCCAGCCACAAATAACGAATGCGTTACCGAGCTCTTTTACAGATGGATAAAACAATTTTACGAAGTGTTTCCGCATTTGCTCAGGAAACGAACACACTTAATGGGAGAATCCTACGCTGGCATATATATCCCATATTTTGCCGACCGAATTCTCAAGCATAAAGACCAGTTGTCGATCAACCTATCATCAGTAGTTATTGGGAATGGGGCAATTGGGAACAATATAGCAATGTCGGACGTTGCCGCTGGGGCGTACCTGAAAGAGAAAGCCAGGGATCTCGAGCTTCCGGGGGACATTTTGGGCGCGTTCTCTCAGGCTGATCACATTTGCGGTTTTGACTCGATCCTGAAGAAGGCAGCGCAGTACCCTTCCCAGGGCCACTTTTACCTCCCAAGCTGCCTAACCAATCCGTCTGGCTTTACAACAGACGAAAACTGCAACATGAAGCCCAAGGACTCTAGAGCAGTCCTCTCATCTATCTTGAATTCCACATGTTATGGGCAATGTGCCACTTATTCCACAGCACAAAACTATATCGAAACCGCCAGGGAAACAAAATGCTTCAGCAGGTATAACATCAAATATAATTGCAACACTCCAAACCCTTTAGTGCCATTAACCGAATATCTCAACCGTGCTGATGTCCAAGCCGCGCTCAATGTCCTTCCGTCCAAGTCAGGAACTTCCCACCGCTTTGAAACTTGCAACCAAACCATCATTGATTCCCTTTTATCCCCGTCTATCCAACCCACGCCGCCCACCGAATCCATCCTCCCTTCCATCCTCGCTACCTACAAAATCCCTATTCATATCTACCAGGGCCAACTCGACACGGTTATCAACCACATCGCTGTTGAACTCGTCTTGCAAAACATGACCTGGAACGGAAAGCAAGGATTACAATCCCGGCCAAGTATCCCATTTGGCACGTATTTCAATATTAACAAGGGAGAATCCAAAGTAACATTGAACGGTTCAGAAGCAGGGGTGTGGGCGTATGAGAGAGGTTTGAGCTATCATCTCTTCAGAGAGGCGGGACACGGCGTGCCGAGAGACCAGCCAGAAGAGATGTGGCATTATGTTAAGAATGTGGTTGTTGGAAGATGGAGTGGAGGCTTTCGAGAATGA